From one Bacteriovorax sp. BAL6_X genomic stretch:
- the groES gene encoding co-chaperone GroES has protein sequence MQVKPLQDRVLIKRIENETKTAGGIYIPDNNSEKPSEGEVIAVGPGYRLDNGSVAALAVKEGDKVLFGKYAGSEVKLDGVEYIIMKESDILGILV, from the coding sequence ATGCAAGTTAAACCATTACAAGATAGAGTTTTAATCAAAAGAATTGAAAATGAAACAAAGACAGCTGGTGGAATTTATATTCCAGATAATAACTCAGAAAAGCCAAGTGAAGGTGAAGTAATTGCGGTTGGACCAGGGTATCGTCTAGATAATGGATCTGTTGCTGCACTGGCAGTGAAAGAAGGTGATAAGGTTCTTTTTGGTAAGTATGCCGGAAGCGAAGTTAAGCTTGATGGTGTTGAATACATTATTATGAAAGAATCAGATATTTTAGGAATTTTAGTTTAA
- the groL gene encoding chaperonin GroEL (60 kDa chaperone family; promotes refolding of misfolded polypeptides especially under stressful conditions; forms two stacked rings of heptamers to form a barrel-shaped 14mer; ends can be capped by GroES; misfolded proteins enter the barrel where they are refolded when GroES binds), whose product MAKELKYSEEARGLILEGVNQLANAVRVTLGPKGRNVVIQKSFGAPHITKDGVSVAKEIELENNFQNMGAQMVKEVAQKTNEDAGDGTTTATVLAQAIYTEGAKLVTAGHNPMDLKRGIDTAVEKIVSELRTVAKEIKTNEEIEQVGTISANNDKEIGTLLAEAMDKVGKDGVITIEESKTAETTLDVVEGMQFDRGYLSPYFVTNSEKMEVSFDNANILITDKKVSNMKELLPILEKAVQTSRPLLIIAEDVEGEAITTLVVNKLRGTLNVAAVKAPGFGDRRKEMLKDIAALTGGTVISEELGMSLETAALEHLGSAKKISIDKENTTIVDGAGDEAAVEARVSQIKAQIAETTSDYDREKLQERLAKLSGGVAVVNVGAPTETEMKEKKDRVEDALNATRAAVEEGIVVGGGSALVKAANVLKELKANREEEMHGIKIVQRAVEAPLRQIATNAGLEGSVVVNEVKKNEDAKYGFNARDERYEDLIAAGIIDPVKVTRSALQNAASVAGLMLTTETMIADIPKEDAPAMPPMGGGMGGMPGMM is encoded by the coding sequence ATGGCAAAAGAATTAAAGTACTCAGAAGAAGCAAGAGGACTAATCTTAGAAGGTGTAAATCAACTAGCTAATGCTGTTAGAGTTACTCTAGGGCCTAAAGGTAGAAACGTAGTTATCCAAAAATCATTTGGTGCTCCACACATCACTAAAGATGGTGTTTCTGTTGCAAAAGAAATTGAATTAGAAAATAACTTTCAAAATATGGGCGCTCAAATGGTTAAAGAAGTGGCTCAAAAGACAAACGAAGATGCTGGTGACGGTACGACAACTGCAACAGTTCTTGCTCAAGCAATCTATACTGAAGGTGCTAAGCTTGTAACTGCTGGTCATAATCCAATGGATCTTAAAAGAGGGATTGATACTGCTGTAGAAAAAATCGTTTCTGAACTAAGAACTGTAGCAAAAGAGATTAAGACTAATGAAGAGATCGAGCAAGTTGGAACAATCTCAGCTAATAATGATAAAGAGATTGGAACTCTTCTTGCTGAAGCAATGGATAAAGTTGGAAAAGATGGTGTTATCACAATTGAAGAGTCTAAGACTGCCGAAACAACTCTAGATGTTGTTGAAGGGATGCAATTTGACCGCGGTTACCTTTCTCCATACTTTGTAACTAATTCAGAAAAAATGGAAGTTTCATTTGATAATGCAAATATCCTAATTACTGATAAGAAAGTTTCTAATATGAAGGAACTTCTTCCAATTCTTGAAAAAGCGGTTCAAACTTCAAGACCACTTCTTATCATTGCTGAAGATGTAGAAGGTGAGGCGATCACTACTCTTGTTGTTAACAAGCTAAGAGGAACATTAAATGTTGCAGCTGTTAAGGCTCCAGGTTTTGGTGATAGAAGAAAAGAAATGCTAAAAGATATTGCAGCACTAACTGGCGGTACGGTAATTTCTGAAGAGCTTGGAATGAGCCTTGAAACTGCTGCTCTTGAGCACCTAGGTTCGGCTAAGAAAATCTCTATTGATAAAGAAAATACAACGATTGTTGATGGTGCAGGTGATGAAGCTGCTGTAGAAGCACGTGTCTCTCAAATCAAAGCTCAAATTGCAGAAACGACTTCTGACTACGATAGAGAAAAACTACAAGAAAGACTGGCTAAGCTTTCTGGTGGTGTAGCTGTTGTAAATGTTGGAGCTCCAACTGAAACAGAAATGAAGGAAAAGAAAGATCGTGTTGAAGATGCACTAAACGCAACAAGAGCCGCTGTTGAAGAAGGTATTGTTGTTGGTGGTGGATCTGCTCTTGTAAAAGCAGCAAACGTTCTTAAAGAACTTAAAGCTAACCGTGAAGAAGAAATGCACGGAATTAAAATCGTTCAAAGAGCTGTAGAAGCGCCTCTTAGACAAATTGCAACTAACGCAGGACTTGAAGGTTCTGTTGTTGTTAACGAAGTTAAGAAGAACGAAGATGCAAAATACGGATTCAATGCTCGTGACGAAAGATACGAAGATCTAATTGCTGCGGGAATTATTGATCCTGTTAAGGTTACTCGTTCAGCTCTTCAAAATGCTGCTTCAGTTGCAGGTCTTATGCTGACAACTGAAACAATGAT